From Pseudomonadota bacterium, a single genomic window includes:
- a CDS encoding antitoxin, with protein sequence MARSTVFKNNKSQAIRLPKPVALPESVKKVDIVKLGRARLITPAGESWDIWFDRKGVSGDFMSERDQPTHQERKSI encoded by the coding sequence ATGGCACGGTCAACCGTTTTCAAAAACAACAAAAGTCAGGCAATCAGATTGCCGAAACCTGTTGCGCTGCCGGAGAGCGTAAAAAAGGTAGACATCGTCAAGTTGGGGCGAGCACGCTTGATCACGCCGGCGGGTGAGAGCTGGGATATATGGTTCGATCGTAAGGGCGTTTCCGGAGACTTCATGTCCGAGCGGGACCAACCGACTCATCAAGAGCGGAAATCGATTTAA
- a CDS encoding N-formylglutamate amidohydrolase encodes MSKLEESALGSPGRDFSSANDGHPQENQPPLLAADEPPPYEVLYAGLAAKIIVVCDHASNRIPRSLNNLGLDGFSIRRHIAWDIGAGDVARFLARGLGASTILANYSRLVVDCNRKLDDATAFRALSDGDDVPGNHMLTAPEKQRRADAIYWPYHQAIASQVDRLCQGNFAPVLLSIHSFTPFFDNSHRPWEIGILWDSDPRIAVPLMQNLRDKGLKVGDNEPYSGRHPHEFTVDYHGEKRGLPHASIEIRQDLLRDTLARRQWATTLANCLQPILEQEELYRFFTGWPGNLK; translated from the coding sequence ATGTCTAAGCTGGAGGAGTCCGCGCTGGGAAGTCCCGGCCGTGACTTTTCCAGTGCTAACGATGGCCATCCCCAGGAAAACCAGCCACCGCTTCTGGCCGCCGACGAACCGCCTCCCTATGAAGTCCTTTACGCCGGGTTAGCCGCGAAAATCATCGTGGTCTGCGACCATGCAAGCAATCGCATACCGCGCTCGCTGAATAATCTAGGCCTCGATGGATTTTCGATACGGCGGCATATCGCCTGGGATATCGGCGCCGGCGATGTCGCCCGATTTCTTGCGCGCGGTCTGGGTGCGTCGACCATCCTGGCGAACTATTCGCGGCTGGTCGTGGATTGCAACCGCAAGCTCGATGATGCGACCGCCTTCCGGGCGCTGAGCGACGGTGATGATGTGCCGGGTAATCACATGCTGACCGCGCCCGAAAAACAACGGCGGGCGGACGCGATTTACTGGCCGTATCACCAGGCGATTGCCAGCCAGGTCGATCGATTGTGCCAGGGGAATTTTGCGCCGGTATTGCTATCCATCCACAGTTTTACCCCGTTTTTTGATAACAGCCACCGGCCCTGGGAGATCGGCATCCTCTGGGACAGCGATCCGCGCATCGCGGTACCGCTGATGCAGAATTTGCGGGACAAGGGATTGAAGGTCGGCGACAACGAACCTTATTCCGGGCGCCACCCGCATGAATTCACGGTCGATTATCACGGTGAGAAACGCGGTCTGCCGCATGCCTCGATCGAGATCAGGCAGGATCTGCTGCGCGATACGCTCGCCAGGCGCCAATGGGCGACGACGCTGGCCAACTGCCTGCAACCGATACTCGAGCAAGAAGAACTGTATCGATTTTTCACTGGCTGGCCGGGGAATTTGAAATGA
- the vapC gene encoding tRNA(fMet)-specific endonuclease VapC, with protein sequence MIKYMLDTNILIYTIRKRPKKVRDAFKEYSDYLSMSTITLGELIYGAEKSSQPARNLADIEALAARVDVLPFDNQAAQHFGQVRAELAKAGKPIGPYDLMIAGHARSRGLILVTNNLREFKRVPGLRLENWTR encoded by the coding sequence ATGATCAAATATATGTTGGATACCAACATATTGATTTATACGATCAGGAAACGACCAAAAAAAGTCAGGGATGCGTTCAAGGAGTATTCGGATTACCTGTCGATGTCTACGATCACACTGGGTGAGCTTATTTACGGGGCTGAAAAATCGTCTCAACCCGCGCGCAATCTCGCGGATATTGAAGCTTTGGCAGCTCGCGTCGATGTGCTGCCTTTTGATAACCAGGCTGCCCAGCACTTTGGCCAGGTTCGAGCCGAGCTCGCGAAAGCGGGAAAACCCATCGGTCCATATGATTTGATGATCGCCGGGCACGCCCGTTCGCGCGGACTGATACTGGTGACCAACAATTTACGGGAATTCAAAAGGGTCCCGGGATTGCGCTTGGAAAACTGGACCCGATAG